One Eptesicus fuscus isolate TK198812 chromosome 13, DD_ASM_mEF_20220401, whole genome shotgun sequence genomic window, TTTGGACAGATGTCAGCATCTTCCTCAAGACTCCTAATCAGAACCTGGCAAATATATCTTCTGTCACCCACAGGGGCACTGCTGTtcgtccctgcccccagcagaaGGTGGAAACATTCTCTGCCTTGTGCCCCAAAGCACAGCTTTTGAAAATTCAAGTCCCCTTCTTGCTGCTCCTGGAAGATGTTGTCCATACACTacacccccagccctgctcagcgCTGCCCTTCCTGCCAGGGGGCCCGTTTTCCATTCATTCCAGCTGTCAGATTTGCCTGAAGTTCCTCTCCTATAGCTAGGGGCCTACATCCTGAATGGAGGGCCAAGGCCATTGTAAAGAGCAGTAGAAAAGAGACCcaggggctcagtggctgagaagACAGCCAGGGACTGCTTCTGAGCCACACAGAGTGGACCAAGGGGCAGGATCAGGCAACAACGGCCACTTCCAAGGTCTCTGGTAGAGAAGGAGACACCCATGAAGTTCTAGTGCCAGGAGAGGGATGAAGCACGGCGTGtgcacctgctggcctggcctgctctccctttcatcttcccctcctcctcccacacagaATGTATGAAGGACCAATTGTGTTGTAAATAGAGGCGATGAAATAGAAAAACTGCCAGACTACCCCAATGCTAAGAGGCTTAGAGCCCCAGAGCCTAtcagagcatgtgggaggcagatCCTCACCGAGGACTGACATCAAGGCGAGCACTGCAGATGGCATGGCTCCCATGGCAGCGTGGACCAGCGGCTGCTCCCCATGGAGATGCTGGAGGCTGCTCCCGCCcgccccgggggcgggggtgagaCAGCGCCTCCCCAGCTAGGGCACCTGCGGCCTGGAACTGCTGCCAGGCTTGCCGGAGCAGATGGGAATCCAGGGGACAGGGAGGCTCAGAGCGCCTGAACGCTGAATTGATGGCGATGGGGCacggagggcaggggtgagatgAGCGCCAGCTTCGCCATTCCCTCGGGAGGGGCTCCACAGGAGGCCACAGCTCTCCTGATGATGCACCTTCCCCTCTTCCCAGGTGACTTCTATTTCTACCTGGTTcacatctggggggggggggccctggccgggcagccccCCCACATTTCTCCTGCCCTGAAACACGGCTCTAGCCAACCTGCTCCGCTGCTTCACCTGCGACCGCCTGTGTGGGGGCTGCACAGCGCCGGCCCCTCCAGCCCGCCAGGGCATCGTCCTCCAGCCCGTCATGCCCAGCTGTgaccctggcccgggccctgcctgcctccccaccaAGACGTTCCGTAGCTACCTGCCCCGTTGCCACCGCACCTACAGCTGCGTCCACTGCCGAGCACACCTGGCCAAACACGATGAGCTTATTTCCAAGGTACGCCACCTGGgggcctgcctctccccctcctctcccccaccagcctgcccttcctcctccatgcccctggggattcaagcggggggggggggggaagagggggccgCGGGCCACCCAGTAGTCACTGCCTGTCCCGTGTCTCCACAGTCCTTCCAAGGGAGCCATGGCCGAGCCTACCTGTTTAACTCCGTGTGAGTCCAcctctctctttgtgtgtgtgtgtgcttgtgtgtgtgcataatgTCCCTCTGTGGACAAAGAAGGTGAGCCGCCAGAAGGTGGCCTTGCAACTCTGCTTTGCGTCCCCTCTTGCAAAGGGGTTCAGGAACTCAGGCTGCAGTTGTCTTGTGGGGAGTCTGGGCAGAACTGGAATTCCCCCGTTGGAAGAAGGCGGCCCAGGCACCAGGCCTAAAGGGGCCGGTTGCTGAAGGCAGGGGGCTCCCAGTCGGGCGGGTTCAGCTCTCCAGATGGAAGTTCCTTTGGGCTGTTTGGGGGCTGGACTGACAGAGCGACCCCACCGGGTGCTGGGTCCCTCCTGTTTCTTGAGACAGGGTCAACGTGGGTTGTGGGCCGGCAGAACAGCGCCTTCTGCTCACGGGGCTCCACTCGGTAGCTGATATTTTCTGTGAGAGCTGCAAAACCACACTGGGCTGGAAATATGTAAGTACAGGGTGGGGGGCACCCT contains:
- the YPEL4 gene encoding protein yippee-like 4 — encoded protein: MPSCDPGPGPACLPTKTFRSYLPRCHRTYSCVHCRAHLAKHDELISKSFQGSHGRAYLFNSVVNVGCGPAEQRLLLTGLHSVADIFCESCKTTLGWKYEQAFETSQKYKEGKYIIEMSHMVKDNGWD